AGGATGGAGAAGTgtatgtaaaaaaacccacaacgcgCTGTTTAAACACTACACATTTGGGAactagaaaaaaatctcagacaaaagagaagactgaatGGCAAGACATAGGGCTAGTCTGTTAGGCAGGTGTTCAGTCTCGTACTAGAAGCCCTTTTAAAGGTGGTTAAGTGAAGTTCCGGTTCCTTCCTGGCTGTCAGACAACTTAGTCTACTCCTGCCCTACTGTTCTAACCCAGGGAAAGGAGAACAGGCAGGTATTCTCAGGCTGATAGCTAGAAATTGCAATTCACATTACACACGCGATTTATACCCTATAAACAGGTCAAAAAACTGCAGTATAGGATTCCACGACTTGTTTTCAGTTTATGCCTCTGCTTCCTCAGATGATAATTTGAGAGACTTAATCTAAAAATCAAGGCTGGGACTTCCCCTTCTCAGTCATCATCATCAGTGCTGAACTGGACAAGGGTTGTGTCGCTGATCCCACCACTCTTGAAGAGAGCTTTGCAGGCAGACAGTGCTCTAGGGacgttgctgagtccagcctcCTGAGCTACAAAAAAAGTTAGCTCTAAAAAGACTTTTTCCTTGTTGGCAAACCAGAACAAAGGCCTGCTTCCCCCAGCACGTTTCTCTGCAATTCCCCTGTAACAGCAGCCTTGTCACTTAGGACAGCAGAAGCATCCTCATATTGAAACAATTTGGCTCAAACCAAAGGCAAAAGTGAGAATTCTTACTTTATCGGCAATAAACTGTTTCTGACGGTCTTCAATAAGTTTTTCCACAGCCCTTCTGTGTTCAAGCTGTTTCATTCTTCGTTTCTGAGCATTCATCTGCTCAATGTGATCATCCTCTGCAAACTTGGCCAACATCTGTTGTCTGaaggcttcttcctcttctcGCATGGCTTGTCGCAGTATGTTCTTTAAAGCAAACTGCTCTTCATATGTTTGCCTTAAGTTGAGGCGTTGCCTTATTCTCTTTTCAATTTCTGCCTATGAAGGAAATTCAACAAAATGCTCTATCACTGAACATACTTTGGAAAATTTTGATCATCACCAGCCAACCTGCACCATTTATCTTGGAATCAATTCACTGTAGCTGTTACCTTCTAGCATAAGGAACTGGAGCAAATGCTCCAGTCCATGAACAACCCTGCCAGAACTGTTAGAGGGAAAGGAGTAGAAATGGGAGTTACTTGGCCTCTGAAGAGCGTCCTCAGATGCAGAAGGAATTGCACGTGGGACACACTCTCACCAACTCTTTTTTCAGCATCACAACTCCAGTGACACTTTCCAAAGACTGAAGGAGCGCTGCTCCATCACAAAGACATCAGGAGAAGCAAAAGGACAGAGGAAGAGTATGGAAAATGCTGCCCCCACATGCAATTTATTACTTATTGTCTATTAGTATTGTCTTAACAGCTTATGCGCAGCTGCACATAACAGACAGACGACACATGAAAAACCTGGTATCTGACAAGTACCAAAATACCCACGTATGTACCTGCAGGAGAAGTCCAGGGACAGTGAAATATTCCCCCACCCAAAGGTCCTACTTCAGATACCGGCCACCACTTACcatctccttcttcctttctgtctccgCTTGCTCTTCCAGATACAGCTCCTGGCGGATTTGTTCCAGTTCTTCACGCTTCTGTTGTTCTCTTTCCAAATTTTGGGCAATCTGTTACAAGAAGGAAGGATTTCTAAACGAAAGACGAGAACGTACAATGATTTTTTCTACAATCTCAATTTTTGATACCATGCTTTGAactctttgttttttctcctcagtgTCTCGAACTTTAGCCATCCAGTCTTCTTCTCTTTGTCGCTGAATGTTGGCAAACTCCataattttcctattttcttcttccatctcttcctgtttctttctcctccagttagcttgttcttttttaaattcctcGATATATGCCTGAGTTGCTCTCATTTTATCTAACTTCAGTTGTCTTTCCCTatagaagatggaaaaaaatgtttgaatattTAACATACTGCAGAGTAACATTAAACAGACGATATGCCCACCATTAACAATATATTCCAGAGACTAAGATTTAAATGACTCTCCTTACCCATTCAGCTGGAAAATAGGTGTCTAAATTGAAAATACATATTAATGAATTGCCCCCAAAAGGGAATCTCATGTCTAACACCTTTCTTCAGGAGGACAGACTGTACACAGAGGTACTCCTGCTACTCCATTTGATACACGCTCCATTGAAATAGGAAGAAGGAAACCCGGTAGCCCAATGGCATGAGGATCTCCTAAACATTTTGTTTCACTaaactcttccctccccccccgcgcTGCCCTCAGAACCTCCTTTCCTATCCCTGGACACAAGACAGGCAACAACACGTCCCACAGAGGGGCAGGGACACGAGGCGAGGCGGAAACGTGTGAAAGACAGGCATTTCCAGCACGATGGGCCCAATGCAAGCGCTCCCTGAAATACGCTGGATCCCATATTTGGGGGATGAGGACACAAGACTGACTGGAATGACAAGAACATTCAGACATTTAAACAGCAAAATGCAAGTCAGTCTCTTATTAGTAAAATGTgaccaaggaaaataaaatgggcCTTAGTCTGCAAAATAAATGCTTACAAATTAGTTTGCTATACAGAATTATatgagttgttttgttttaaattaataaataataaaaatcaaaataactaaCATTTGATCTTCCGCATAGATCTTTCTTACAATTTCATCGATCATGAGTTTCTCGCTTAGAAACTCTTCGTAAGCatcctgcttcttcctctcttGCTCCTCAAGCTGTTTCTCCAGTTCTTGCTGATACattattttctccttgtttcGCCTCAGTTTGGCAGAACTTTCCTCTTTTATTAGCCTTTCGTACTCTTCCTTCATCTTTTGGGCTATTTCAGCCTCACGTTtctataaggggaaaaaaagcaatgcaggatttctttttattcccactAATACAACTTGTAGTGAAAAAATACATAGTATAAAAGGAATTATATACTGCACTACAAAAATGGAATGTTTTTCACCTCAATCTATAAATATAGCGACTTAACATGCTTAATAGCTTAACTCAGTAGGTAGAACCCTTGGAGAGAACACTCATTAGCTGAACAACTTGAGGAGGAAGCTGTGTATTGGATGCAGACACAGGAGCCAAATGAGCTCACACCAACTAATGACGGGAACGTGGTTTAACTGTGTCAAACATCCTCAAAGGTGTTGTCTTTATAGCAATTTGCGTAAACTGAATTTTGTATAAGACATTAATATAATCAGAATCACCTACCTGGTCGCCGATATTATTCTACGCATAAATAAAAGTTCACAATTCTTTCTAAAGTTATCCAGATACATGTTGAATAATAGTAAGAACATTTCCAACAATCTGCTTCTGAGGTAAGGATTCACCACAAGAAGCACAATATGTACAAAGTGTATCACAGTTTTAACTTGGATAAATACTACATAACTGGTAAAATAAAAAACCATCTTCATTCATACAGCTAAATTCATTACCACTTTGACTGCAATGGCAAAGTAAGCCTTTTTCTTATGGCTGGTTATTACCGACTAGTTAGTCCTTCATAacacaaaacatattttcaattAACACTGAATGCCTAAACCTAACAGTATTTTAGATAAGAAGGCCAGCTTCAATGGAAAAATTTTCAGCACAACCCCCAGGGAGATTTACAGCGTTCAGGTGCTGGCATGCGCTGTGAAGCTAATTACCATTTTCTCATACTGTATAGCTTCTTTTTCAGCAATCTGGGCAGCTCGCTCTTTATTCATATAAGctgattttagctttttttctaaCTCTCGAAGTtcaagactgggaaaaaaaagaagacatttatcCTATTACAAGGAAGTAAGTacctataggaaaaaaattaaagtttccaTCAATATTTAAACCCACaattaagaaaaagtatttttcagggaAACCCccaattttagattaaaaaaatattgctctagtaaaaaagcagaaaaagaaaacaaaacctgtttaaaaCCAAGAGTTATCTATATTTGTACATATACTGTCAATAGTTTTGCATGCTTTACATCTAGCTATACGATGTATACGTATGCTTATAGATATGTGTATGTAGATATGTGTACAGCTATATATAAGCATATATTCAAAATGAGAATTTCGTGAATCAGTGTTTTACTGACAAAATTTacctaaaattaactttttatcAAACCTTGATATAAAAACAAATAACTCTTCCTTCCATGTAAGATTCATTCCTGCTTCTGCTACAAAGTCTGTGCTGTCTGTGCTTACCCtacaccccccaccagcctcctgcACTGGTCCCCCCGAGCACAGCATTCTCCCAAGCGTTTCACAAAATCTACCttttcctatgtttttttttccagttaggaTCTTCTCTGCTGCACAAATTCAAAAAAGTTAAAGCttgttctaaaaaataaattacgcATCTGCTTTTAGGATGCTAAAGCTTCCTCTCCATTGCCTGAAAACACCTCGCGCTACAGCCTCACTGCCTCTGAGGGTCTGTCGCAAACCTGATCCGGAAAAATAACGACCGAGCAGGAGGCAGACAACCGAATACTTTTATAAATACACGTTTCAGCGTCGGGGCTGGCTTACAGCCAGTTAAACAAAGCGGAATTCGGGAAGCGTTACCTGTTCTCTCTCACTTGTTGCCTCATCTTCTCCTGGGTCAGCCTCTGGCGGCTcagcctgcccagctctgccgccagcgcctcctcccgctcccgccgcgccgcTCTGACCCTtcgctcctcttcctcctgctcacaGCGAGACCCTTCCCGCACCGCGCACCCTCGGACGCGGGCAAAGCGCAAGGCCGCGGGGCCAGCGGGCCATTTGTAAAGGAGGAAGCTTGGGAAAGGTGAAGCCCGGCGGCGCCGGCTCCCTCCGCTCCGACCgcccgcgcagccccgccgccgcccttaCCCGCAGCACGGCCTCCTCCAGCCGCCGCTCCTGTTCCAGCGCGGCGCGCAGCCGCCCGGCCCGCAGCCGCCCGCCgcgctcctccgccgccgccgccagctccgTGGACGCCTGCGGGGACGGGAGAGAGGCGCTGCCGccggggcccgccgccgccggggcccgctccccggcccgggccccgctcccctcctcaCCATGCCGGAGCCGCGGCGCCGCGCTACCATGGCAACGAGCGGGGCGGGCAGGCGGAAGGGGAGGGGAACTGCTTTTAACTTCCGGGAAGCCCGCCGCGCTGATTGGCCGAGCGGGCCGTGTGATGTCATGCCTTCCCCTACGTCACAGCGGGGGTGAGCGCCATTTTGCGGAGAGCGGCGCCGTGGCTGATGGCAGGGACACGCGTAGTCAGCAAAATAGCTTCAGAACGCATCAGTTCCAGAGCGTTCCTCCGGTTGCGACTTTAACTTACTGCACTTGGCTCGTCCGCAATCGCAAGACCCGGGTGGCAGCAATTGATGAGGAATTTCTCTCCTTGATGACCCCAAGGGAGGGCGTCGGCCCGGCTGCAAAAGGCAACCCCGGCTCCAGGGGTGCTGCGGGCGGGCTGCGCTCCGGGCTGGCGTCCACTTCCCCAAGCGCTGCCCACCCGCTTTCACCACTTTTCTCACCTTTATTTTCGTTTCTGCATAGTTGAAACTGAGGACGTTTAAGCTTATTTGAAGCggtatttaaaattcattaacatCACCTACTttataaaatcaattaaaatgaaTAAGGCTTAAGAGAACACCCCTTAGAATTCAGTACAAAGAAGTCCGcatgtttctgttgtttttattgcTCCTGTGCTAGATGTGTCAGTATCTATATATCCCATCTATCCATACATTATGGGATGAGAAtactcattattttaaataagttcCCACTCTTTTATAAAAATCTCTCAAATTAGTGGACTCCTTTCTGAAGCTTTGATTATTCTTTACACTTTTCATGAGAAAAAGTGTTTTCCCACAATGCTTGGGGGGTGAGAAGCAAAGCACAGGAGACGCTGTCTGTAACTGCACCGATACAAGCAGAGAGAGATGAGACAGAAAAAGATCATAAATTTTCCCTACTTCTTTCCAAGTGGTGTAACCACTacagctctcaaaaaaaaaaattaaaaaaaaaattcaacagtagGCAAGGAAACATGTAAATGTCAAAAACTTTATCCTCTCCCCCCACGTGATTCCAAGGTGTTGGTTTAGGAAGAAGGAAGCTTTTAACGACACTGTCAGAGCACTGACGCTGCTCGAGGATTGGAGGTGGCTTTGGGGAGCTAAAGGTGCAAAAGATAGTTTTGCTGCCCCTTCTTAGGAAACAGCTGTGTGCCTCACTGGAAAtaaatggaattttctttcttaccaaagaaaatgacaaaaccaGGTTCTCTCACCTCACTTCTGGAAATAACAGCGAATAACCTTCCACTGTAAAATTTCATCTTTGCTCACATGATGGTCTCAATTTGGAGCAGCAGCACTCTAAAACGAGAACAGACGCATCCTACCTTCAGTCAGCCTCCAGGACAGCAAGGCATTCAGACGGAAATGTGGGagtaaaaatgcttaaaaacCCCACACATGTATCAGAGACCAACAAGTCCATTGCAcaaagttctttttaaaattaagaggtGGCTTGTATTTGCATGTAAATAGTATTTGCGAGCAGCGTATCTCTCACAGAAGGGACAGAGCACAGAACTAATATCCAGTTAGATCCCACAGGGAAAATATTTGGAGGTTTCCAGTCCGCGGTGCCTCATTGTTCTTGTATTTCCCATACATTCCGGATTTGCTACAGTgtgtttaaaatgcaaagaagaaaaaaaatgcaaacagagatattttttttttatcctcaatACCTTATGGCAGTCTGCACTCAGAAAACTCTCACCTTTAATGCCCTGATTGGTTTCCGCAGCATAAATTAAGGCACAGGGACAGTTCGGTGAACATTCTGTGTGTGCAGATTTCCAAAGAAAGGCAAGTAAGCTTTCAGCGTAGAGAACCCCACGTAGAgaacagggaggggaaaatacCCCAGGAACTCCACAGAAACACCCAATATACCCTTGCCCTGCTCTTTCCATTAAATGGAATAATTAAAGACGTGCCCCATTAAAGTGGCACTGACCGCACCTCCCGCTTTGGACACCCACAAACTGCTGGGGGTGCAGGCACATGGGCAGCGCAGCGGCACCTGGGCAAGCGTGCGCCCTGTGCCCTCCCCATGCATCCCGTGCTCCTCACCACGGTCATCGCAGCTGGACGATCCGCCTCCTTCTTCCGTGGGGGAAGCATTGGCTTTTTCCCACTCCTCCTGGTCACAGACGGTCGCTGCGCCATGGAGGGGCCTCCCTCATACAGTCTTATTTGAGAAGAAATCAAGCACCGTGTTGAAAACAGACCTACCTCTTCCTCACGTCAAAAAGCAGATCTCCTTGGTGGCACCAACTGATTTCGCGGTTAAAGAATTAAGAATTTTACGCTGGCAGAACAGAGTTCAGCCCAGGCAGAATTGCTCAGCTCATCTGAAGGAATAGAATAAAAATGTACTGTTAATGAACCAGCTGGGTCAGACCCCTTAAAAGTCAAGTGTTTctatttaagttttctttccGTAATAGAATTTATGAGGTTTTTAGAATGACAGATAACGAAATATCTACTTTGCTATAGTTTGGAAAGGAATGAGTCCCAGCTGCATCTTTGCTATCAAACTCCCGTTTCACACGGCATTTCTCCGTGCAGCAGCCTGGTTACAGCTCACTGCTCAGTGACCCGCTTCCCATTCCTTTCTCCTAACAGCTTTAAACACTCCCAGGGCCTGGAAAGCCGCGGGTAACCGGCAGCCCGCTGCACAAATGGAGAGTTAAACTCCGCAGTCCTTTCTCAGGGTTAACACTGCACATTAATAAACGATTCCCTTCTCAGTCTCAATATCCCCACCTACTCCTCAGCTCCCGGCAGCAGACATGAAGACTGCTGAGGAATGAAAATTTTGCTAAtgataaaaatgatgaaatggaGTATTAAATGGAAAATGAGCGTTCCCTTTATTTTAGCAGTTTAAATTGCAGGCGATGCAGGAGCACACAGCAGCAAAGGTCATTAAATGCAAACGGTGAAGCCATTTTGCAGGTTTACCTCTTTTCTAGGGCGTTTTACTAGATGATCATAACACGAGACAGTGACAAATGCGTTCCAGCTGAGATAAGATATGTGGGTCATGCTGACTTTGCAACATTATAAACGGCTACTGGGGATAACACAGC
The sequence above is drawn from the Rissa tridactyla isolate bRisTri1 chromosome 9, bRisTri1.patW.cur.20221130, whole genome shotgun sequence genome and encodes:
- the MNS1 gene encoding meiosis-specific nuclear structural protein 1; protein product: MASTELAAAAEERGGRLRAGRLRAALEQERRLEEAVLREEEERRVRAARREREEALAAELGRLSRQRLTQEKMRQQVRENSLELRELEKKLKSAYMNKERAAQIAEKEAIQYEKMKREAEIAQKMKEEYERLIKEESSAKLRRNKEKIMYQQELEKQLEEQERKKQDAYEEFLSEKLMIDEIVRKIYAEDQMERQLKLDKMRATQAYIEEFKKEQANWRRKKQEEMEEENRKIMEFANIQRQREEDWMAKVRDTEEKKQRVQSMIAQNLEREQQKREELEQIRQELYLEEQAETERKKEMAEIEKRIRQRLNLRQTYEEQFALKNILRQAMREEEEAFRQQMLAKFAEDDHIEQMNAQKRRMKQLEHRRAVEKLIEDRQKQFIADKERELEERQLEERRQENIRAIVEEERQKLLKEHASKLLGYLPRGIIKDEDDINMLGEEFRLAYQKRRGNAFSEES